Proteins found in one Drosophila busckii strain San Diego stock center, stock number 13000-0081.31 chromosome 2R, ASM1175060v1, whole genome shotgun sequence genomic segment:
- the LOC108595269 gene encoding uncharacterized protein LOC108595269: protein MGSTEILTMSAERFGKIISTTYVMSTDSMFAADKACPCEEFKDECPRNVLSLPETTLELDIDDIADSLMQVMRICGLKPWEVKRTKEIIKHSFRHYSELRFRIDRVPSKRFAKEHFMHDLAVKAGMSRMDAQLVFGIVKRAFRAYYHATGEGGRRLLSIATQMRHRSECVWRHAARKTAEIYAVYRGLLYSEQLQYQACIECVYKDLYSTLQSRLAYDDPEPCCECARPRSNVDIAKLKSVSTVTTTEIFFNQQPLAMSRAESNISIHLNYKQMKVNLDRTISRNVREYKASVNSMRSIASKNSIRVCDCRPLLCTRNPIKQRPAPEISAECSQGPYTCRWLPYDEEDEPKHRVPCPPMEVICVPCEHEGIVCAEDCTCTCRVCTCAPIVSHEEEHLGEKLSQAGVEDHDTDYCWLAPFRDWPLGEPRYLKEPSVVYEGEEEMGEELSEEPFEPYVCTCTCKYKQRAKPHLFTYLMPFRTPPRQSSDPETPAPPPPEPRVPPCGISIAAYRCWTEPTPEEEEESSDQPKPVLLMSEPQGKVGDIHVDVTVKRQLGSMQAKAPPLTQAKNKPVKDNIAPLKLNMGRESKAVKPVVATPAGVKTAPPPAAQPTPQTTPQPAKPATPAAAAPAPPADDNLTKEDILDIIGLRFK, encoded by the exons atgGGAAG CACTGAAATATTGACAATGAGCGCTGAACGCTTTGG CAAAATAATCTCCACCACATATGTTATGAGCACCGATTCCATGTTCGCGGCTGACAAGGCGTGTCCTTGTGAAGAGTTCAAGGACGAATGCCCACGTAACGTATTAAGCTTGCCGGAGACGACGCTGGAGTTGGACATAGACGACATTGCGGACAGTTTGATGCAGGTGATGCGCATCTGCGGACTGAAGCCCTGGGAGGTGAAGCGCACCAAGGAGATCATTAAGCACAGCTTTCGGCATTACAGCGAACTGCGCTTTAGAATAGACCGCGTGCCCAGCAAGCGCTTTGCCAAGGAGCACTTCATGCACGATCTGGCCGTCAAGGCGGGCATGAGCCGCATGGATGCGCAGCTGGTGTTCGGCATAGTGAAGCGCGCCTTCAGAGCTTATTATCATGCCACAGGCGAGGGCGGCAGACGTCTCTTGAGCATTGCCACGCAGATGCGGCATCGTTCCGAGTGCGTCTGGCGACATGCGGCGCGCAAAACAGCGGAGATCTACGCTGTCTATAGAGGTTTGCTCTACTCGGAGCAGCTGCAGTATCAGGCCTGCATCGAGTGCGTCTACAAGGATTTGTACAGTACGCTGCAGTCGCGTTTGGCCTACGACGATCCCGAACCTTGCTGCGAATGCGCCAGGCCCAGATCCAATGTCGACATAGCCAAGCTCAAGTCTGTGTCCACAGTAACCACAACGGAGATCTTCTTCAACCAGCAGCCGCTGGCCATGAGTCGCGCCGAGTCGAACATTTCCATACATCTGAACTACAAGCAGATGAAAGTAAATCTGGACCGCACAATTAGCCGCAATGTGCGTGAGTACAAAGCGTCTGTGAATTCGATGCGCTCCATTGCCTCCAAGAATTCCATACGCGTTTGCGACTGCCGTCCGCTGCTCTGCACTCGTAATCCCATCAAGCAGCGCCCGGCGCCCGAGATTAGCGCCGAGTGCAGTCAGGGGCCGTACACTTGTCGCTGGCTGCCCTACGATGAGGAGGATGAGCCCAAGCATCGTGTGCCCTGTCCGCCCATGGAAGTCATCTGCGTGCCTTGCGAGCACGAGGGCATTGTCTGCGCCGAGGACTGCACCTGCACCTGTCGCGTCTGCACCTGCGCGCCCATTGTCAGTCACGAGGAGGAGCATTTGGGCGAGAAACTCTCCCAAGCGGGTGTGGAAGATCACGATACGGACTATTGCTGGCTGGCGCCGTTCCGCGATTGGCCACTAGGCGAGCCACGTTACCTCAAGGAGCCCAGCGTGGTGTATGAGGGCGAGGAGGAGATGGGCGAGGAATTGTCCGAGGAGCCCTTCGAGCCCTATGTCTGCACCTGCACCTGCAAGTACAAGCAGCGCGCCAAGCCGCATCTCTTCACCTACCTCATGCCCTTCCGCACTCCACCGCGACAGTCATCCGATCCAGAAACGCCAGCGCCACCTCCACCAGAGCCCAGAGTGCCACCTTGTGGCATCTCCATAGCCGCATACCGCTGCTGGACTGAGCCCACGcccgaggaggaggaggagagCAGCGATCAGCCCAAGCCTGTGCTGCTTATGAGCGAACCTCAGGGCAAAGTGGGCGACATCCATGTGGATGTTACAGTTAAGCGTCAACTTGGCTCAATGCAAGCTAAAGCGCCGCCGCTAACTCAGGCAAAGAACAAACCTGTCAAGGACAACATTGCGCCTCTCAAACTGAATATGGGCAGAGAGTCCAAGGCGGTCAAGCCTGTAGTGGCCACGCCAGCGGGGGTCAAGACTGCACCACCGCCTGCAGCTCAGCCAACGCCTCAGACAACGCCTCAGCCAGCGAAAccagcaacgccagcagcagctgctccagcgccGCCAGCGGATGATAACTTAACCAAGGAAGATATATTGGATATAATTGGCTTGAGGTTCAAGTAA
- the LOC108595215 gene encoding radial spoke head protein 4 homolog A: protein MDNPSCDRFSLGSTSSEPTGLPPCVPKKKKEEECEVKPQESEEPKCSDIITTTSSSSTTISLGAFNSENQFPRTTCQEPPHIGHELSIAKSVLQQYSTLSGDNLFDHMSDIIKRVIDERPPNVIDFFEEFSRNVREQKFHVPERFPPTGVFADSRMFRPAKRILHAIKLPQTAEGADYAGDEEGAEELTYADAELHIDLDDSMRLFVTFNERVEQLQFYWNQTGFSISKDDIFQLASSINRLQTHPSIMQCRFWGCIYGLKAPYYIVEASLTREEVVTRLAMMEEEMAEKALPMRMQKNREPKAAPAHVGPELTPGLYGWESFPYEELQKMTPKAPAVPLVEEMEFYDIPPEYVGKGCNRYSYFVVNNLYDDWIELPIVTPRQIVISRMIKKFFTGDLEADIVAYPCFPGKEKHYLRATIARITSGTYIAPQGYYRRMTKREQNLFDGIIPDEGEEEEEEENFNEGEEDTIEDNDVMLLKNENFEIEPLSSLATLVAWVHVRPNILNQGRIVWYDEEKARKEREKMLALYLKMRLMEEMGEEAEEEEIEDGEEEGEEEEMLEGFIQPETGPPILSSVASDMTFAPIPPWLIRFTSKYTNQKERMIVLQSNLWPGAFTFVFENICESVYLGWGHKFTPRNIPFRHLPMVQEEFVHGFQDFIEASDPTVEEELAYNEWLLSKQKKSEVSGGEDDNFEGDEMDDGDEEEDEQ, encoded by the exons atggACAATCCGTCTTGTGATCGATTTTCACTTGGCTCAACATCATCTGAACCGACAGGCTTACCACCATGCGTGCCCAAGAAAAAGAAGGAGGAGGAATGCGAAGTTAAGCCACAAGAGTCCGAAGAGCCCAAGTGCAGTGATATAATAACCACCACCTCCTCTTCCTCGACAACAATATCCCTGGGTGCCTTTAACTCTGAAAATCAATTTCCAAGAACAACCTGTCAGGAACCACCGCATATTGGTCATGAACTAAGCATTGCTAAGTCTGTACTACAACAATATAGTACACTAAGTGGAGATAACTT GTTCGATCATATGAGTGATATTATTAAGCGCGTTATTGACGAGCGTCCACCAAATGTTATTGATTTCTTTGAAGAGTTCAGCCGAAATGTACGCGAACAAAAATTCCATGTACCAGAACGTTTTCCCCCGACCGGTGTGTTTGCCGACAGTCGAATGTTTCGTCCTGCCAAGAGGATATTGCATGCCATTAAG CTACCACAAACTGCTGAAGGTGCCGATTATGCTGGTGATGAAGAGGGAGCCGAAGAGCTTACTTACGCCGATGCGGAGCTACACATTGATCTTGACGATTCCATGCGCTTGTTTGTTACATTCAATGAACGTGTggaacaattgcaattttactGGAATCAAACTGGCTTTAGTATAAGTAAAGACGATATTTTCCAACTGGCTAGCTCCATAAATCGACTGCAGACTCATCCATCTATAATGCAATGTCGTTTTTGGGGCTGCATTTATGGGCTGAAGGCGCCCTATTATATTGTAGAAGCATCGCTTACTCGCGAGGAAGTAGTCACTCGTCTGGCCATGATGGAAGAAGAAATGGCAGAGAAGGCGCTGCCTATGCGAATGCAAAAGAACAGAGAGCCAAAGGCCGCACCCGCTCATGTGGGACCGGAGCTAACGCCAGGCCTTTATGGCTGGGAAAGCTTTCCATACGAAGAATTGCAGAAGATGACTCCAAAAGCACCAGCAGTGCCATTGGTAGAAGAAATGGAGTTCTATGATATACCTCCCGAATATGTTGGCAAGGGCTGTAATCGCTATTCGTATTTTGTCGTCAACAATTTATATGACGATTGGATTGAGCTGCCCATTGTGACTCCACGTCAAATTGTAATCTCCAGAATGATTAAAAAATTCTTCACTGGCGATCTGGAAGCCGACATCGTTGCGTATCCCTGCTTTCCCGGTAAAGAGAAGCATTACTTGCGCGCCACAATTGCACGCATTACATCCGGGACTTATATAGCACCTCAAGGTTATTACAGGCGCATGACAAAGCGCGAACAAAATCTATTTGATGGTATAATACCCGATGAAGGTGAAGAGGAGGAAGAGGAAGAGAACTTTAATGAGGGTGAAGAAGACACCATAGAGG ATAATGACGTAATGCTcttgaaaaatgaaaactttgaAATAGAGCCGCTGAGCTCATTAGCAACGCTGGTTGCCTGGGTCCATGTGAgaccaaatattttaaatcaagGACGCATTGTATGGTACGATGAGGAGAAGGCTCGCAAAGAGCGCGAAAAGATGCTGGCTTTGTATTTAAAGATGCGACTAATGGAAGAAATGGGCGAAGaagctgaagaagaagaaattgAAGATGGTGAAGAAGAAGGCGAAGAGGAGGAGATGTTAG AGGGATTTATTCAACCTGAAACTGGACCTCCCATATTGTCATCAGTTGCTAGTGACATGACCTTCGCGCCTATACCGCCTTGGCTTATTCGCTTTACAAGTAAATATACCAATCAGAAGGAGCGTATGATAGTGCTGCAGTCAAACTTATGGCCTGGAGCATTCACATTTGTCTTCGAAAACATTTGCGAGTCTGTATATTTGGGTTGGGGACATAAGTTCACACCACGCAATATTCCATTCAGGCATTTGCCGATGGTTCAAGAGGAATTTGTGCACGGATTTCAAGATTTCATCGAGGCGTCTGACCCAACCGTGGAAGAGGAGTTGGCCTATAACGAATGGCTGCTCAGCAAACAGAAGAAATCAGAAGTAAGCGGCGGCGAAGATGATAACTTCGAAGGCGACGAAATGGATGATGGagatgaagaagaagacgaGCAGTAA